A single genomic interval of Granulicella tundricola MP5ACTX9 harbors:
- a CDS encoding 3-hydroxyacyl-CoA dehydrogenase/enoyl-CoA hydratase family protein, producing MPHPNPLIACVAVLGAGTMGSRIAAHIANAGLPVILLDIVLPDKPRNFLALSALDALRKAKPAAFYTPDAARLITPGNFEDDLALLKDCDWIIEAVAENLEIKRALIARVAEHRKPGSILTTNTSGLPIASIVEGFPEDLRAHWFGTHFFNPPRYMRLLEIIPTAESSPEAVDTIATFCDKRLGKTVVPSRDTPNFIANRVGTFSMLNAIRLMQEQGLTIEEIDALTGAPLGFPKTGTFRLGDLVGVDVLAHVATNFAAQSARTHDERADVVLPPFITHMLEQKWLGDKTQQGFYKKAGRDEQGRDLRHVLDWQSLDYHPATRPKLAALEQAKPIEHLGTRIAQLLHADPKTDKAAAFYWPFLTELFTYAANRVSASDNEPAATIVEIDAAMKAGFNWELGPFEMMDAAGPRATTYRMLAENRPVSTNVERLLNYPHAITEPGPTWYKDDPTTPSGRQFFDPTTATYKPVPIPEGVSSLATLKKSHGVVKKNSGASLVDFGDGVAAIELHSKMNALGGDIVSFITQTLKPTSEAVANFTSFVITGESNNFSVGANLMQLLLAIQDEEWDDIALMVRGFQNMTQLIKFCPRPVVVAPYGMCLGGGVEISLHAAARQPHAELYMGLVEAGVGLIPGGGGCKEMLLRTIESGTSIRPDARGEGVEIFESLKKNFETIAKATVSTSAAEARTIGFLRPSDAITMNRDRLLTDAKLRAQSLTAAGYTAPSPQLAVPAPGTNALATLKLAVWTLREGQYISAHDAKVANWAAYALCGGNVTPGTPVTEQYLLDLEREAFLSLCGEKKTQERIAFTLKTGKPLRN from the coding sequence ATGCCTCACCCCAATCCGCTCATCGCCTGCGTCGCCGTCCTCGGAGCCGGAACCATGGGCTCCCGCATCGCAGCCCACATCGCCAACGCCGGCCTCCCCGTTATCCTCCTGGACATCGTCCTACCCGACAAGCCCCGCAACTTCCTGGCCCTCTCGGCCCTCGACGCTCTCCGCAAGGCCAAACCCGCCGCCTTTTACACCCCGGATGCCGCCCGCCTCATCACCCCTGGAAACTTTGAAGACGACCTCGCCCTCCTCAAGGACTGCGACTGGATCATCGAAGCCGTAGCCGAGAACCTCGAGATCAAGCGAGCCCTTATCGCCCGCGTCGCCGAGCACCGCAAACCCGGTTCCATCCTCACCACCAACACCTCCGGCCTCCCCATCGCCAGCATCGTAGAAGGCTTCCCGGAAGACCTCCGCGCCCACTGGTTCGGCACCCACTTCTTTAACCCCCCGCGCTACATGCGCCTGCTGGAGATCATCCCCACTGCAGAATCCTCCCCGGAAGCCGTCGACACCATCGCCACCTTCTGCGACAAGCGCCTCGGCAAGACCGTAGTCCCTTCCCGGGACACCCCCAACTTCATCGCCAACCGCGTCGGCACCTTCTCCATGCTCAACGCCATCCGCCTCATGCAGGAGCAAGGCCTCACCATCGAGGAGATCGACGCCCTCACCGGTGCCCCATTAGGCTTCCCCAAGACCGGCACCTTCCGCCTCGGAGACCTCGTAGGCGTAGACGTATTGGCCCACGTAGCCACCAACTTCGCCGCCCAGTCCGCCCGCACCCACGACGAGCGCGCCGACGTGGTTCTCCCGCCGTTCATCACCCACATGCTGGAGCAGAAGTGGCTCGGCGATAAGACCCAGCAGGGCTTCTACAAGAAGGCCGGCCGCGACGAACAGGGCCGAGACCTCCGCCACGTCCTCGACTGGCAGAGCCTCGACTACCACCCCGCCACCCGCCCCAAACTAGCCGCCCTAGAACAAGCCAAACCCATCGAGCATCTCGGCACCCGCATAGCCCAACTCCTCCACGCAGACCCGAAAACAGACAAAGCCGCCGCCTTCTATTGGCCCTTCCTCACCGAGCTCTTCACCTACGCCGCCAACCGCGTTTCCGCATCGGACAACGAGCCCGCCGCCACCATCGTAGAGATCGACGCAGCCATGAAGGCCGGCTTCAACTGGGAGCTAGGCCCCTTTGAGATGATGGACGCCGCAGGCCCTCGCGCGACGACCTACCGCATGTTGGCCGAGAACCGTCCCGTATCGACTAACGTTGAGCGTCTCCTCAACTACCCGCACGCAATCACCGAACCCGGTCCCACTTGGTACAAGGACGACCCCACCACCCCCTCCGGCCGCCAGTTCTTCGATCCCACCACCGCCACCTACAAACCCGTCCCCATCCCGGAAGGCGTCTCCTCCCTCGCCACCCTCAAGAAGTCTCACGGCGTAGTCAAAAAGAACTCCGGAGCCAGCCTCGTCGATTTCGGAGACGGCGTAGCCGCCATCGAGCTTCACAGCAAGATGAACGCCCTCGGCGGCGACATCGTCTCCTTCATCACTCAAACCCTCAAGCCCACGTCGGAAGCCGTAGCCAACTTCACCTCCTTCGTCATCACCGGCGAGAGCAACAACTTCTCCGTCGGCGCCAACCTCATGCAACTCCTCCTCGCCATCCAGGATGAGGAGTGGGATGATATCGCCCTCATGGTCCGCGGCTTCCAGAACATGACGCAGCTCATCAAGTTCTGCCCGCGCCCCGTCGTCGTCGCGCCCTACGGCATGTGCCTCGGCGGTGGAGTCGAGATCAGCCTCCACGCCGCCGCCCGTCAGCCCCACGCCGAGCTCTACATGGGCCTCGTCGAAGCTGGCGTCGGCCTCATCCCCGGCGGCGGCGGCTGCAAGGAGATGCTGCTCCGCACCATCGAATCCGGCACCAGCATCCGCCCCGACGCACGCGGCGAGGGAGTCGAGATCTTCGAATCCCTCAAGAAAAACTTCGAGACCATCGCCAAGGCCACCGTCTCCACCTCCGCCGCCGAAGCCCGCACCATCGGCTTCCTGCGCCCATCGGACGCCATCACCATGAACCGCGACCGCCTCCTCACCGACGCCAAACTCCGCGCCCAGTCCCTCACCGCCGCAGGCTACACCGCACCCAGCCCCCAACTCGCCGTCCCCGCCCCCGGCACCAACGCCCTCGCCACCCTGAAGCTCGCCGTCTGGACCCTACGCGAAGGCCAGTACATCTCCGCCCACGACGCCAAGGTCGCCAACTGGGCCGCCTACGCCCTCTGCGGTGGCAACGTAACCCCAGGCACTCCCGTGACGGAGCAATACCTCCTCGACCTCGAACGCGAAGCCTTCCTCAGCCTCTGCGGAGAAAAGAAAACCCAGGAGCGTATCGCCTTCACCCTCAAAACCGGCAAGCCCTTACGCAACTAA